In Pelosinus sp. UFO1, one genomic interval encodes:
- the rimI gene encoding ribosomal protein S18-alanine N-acetyltransferase: MNSISIRRMNALDIDGVLAVEQQSFITPWSREGFVNEMNNDLSYYLVMVEAGQIIGYAGMWLIVDEAHVTNVAVLPTHRGRKLGEQLMTALIEHAKKRGALRMTLEVRASNEVAQNLYGKFGFVPQGRRRNYYVETKEDAIIMWCDFP; encoded by the coding sequence ATGAATTCAATTTCCATAAGGCGTATGAATGCCCTAGATATTGATGGTGTACTCGCTGTGGAACAGCAGTCGTTTATTACACCTTGGTCACGTGAGGGCTTTGTTAATGAGATGAATAATGATTTATCCTATTACTTAGTAATGGTTGAAGCAGGTCAGATTATTGGGTATGCGGGTATGTGGCTCATTGTTGATGAAGCGCATGTTACCAATGTGGCAGTTTTACCAACACATCGAGGGAGAAAACTCGGAGAACAGTTAATGACTGCTCTTATCGAACATGCTAAAAAACGGGGAGCCCTTCGAATGACACTAGAAGTGCGCGCATCAAATGAGGTTGCTCAAAATCTGTATGGGAAATTCGGTTTTGTGCCACAAGGGAGAAGGCGTAATTACTATGTTGAGACAAAGGAAGATGCAATTATTATGTGGTGCGATTTCCCATAA
- the tsaD gene encoding tRNA (adenosine(37)-N6)-threonylcarbamoyltransferase complex transferase subunit TsaD, whose protein sequence is MQEKRKPCLTLALETSCDETSAAVVADGRVILSNVISSQVPVHQKYGGVVPEIASRKHIENVIPVVDQALRDAGVTFNDISAIGVTYGPGLVGALLVGVSVAKALSFATGIPLVGVNHLEGHIFANFLAHTKLEPPFMALVVSGGHTSLVHVKGYNEFELLGQTRDDAAGEAFDKVARVMKLPYPGGPYIDRLALTGNPEAISFPRALPGKDSFEFSFSGLKSAVLNYLNSAAQKEEEINTADVAASFQAAIVDVLISKSLQAATNCGVKQIVLAGGVAANSSLKAKMESACQKAGFSLYFPDIILCTDNAAMIACRAYYQHLVGDYADLHLNAKPSLKLGNR, encoded by the coding sequence ATGCAAGAAAAACGCAAACCTTGTTTAACACTGGCTTTAGAAACCAGTTGTGATGAAACATCCGCAGCTGTAGTGGCTGATGGACGTGTAATTTTATCAAATGTCATTTCCTCTCAAGTACCAGTACATCAAAAATATGGAGGAGTAGTTCCGGAGATTGCCTCTCGTAAACATATCGAAAATGTGATTCCTGTAGTTGACCAAGCTCTGCGTGACGCAGGTGTAACATTTAACGATATTTCAGCTATAGGTGTTACTTATGGTCCAGGTTTAGTCGGAGCTTTGCTGGTTGGCGTGTCCGTTGCCAAAGCCTTATCTTTTGCGACAGGTATCCCATTAGTTGGGGTGAACCATTTAGAAGGGCATATTTTTGCTAATTTTTTAGCTCATACTAAGTTAGAACCACCTTTTATGGCCTTGGTTGTATCAGGGGGGCACACTTCCTTAGTGCATGTCAAAGGGTATAACGAGTTCGAATTGTTAGGTCAAACCCGAGATGATGCTGCGGGTGAAGCCTTTGATAAGGTAGCAAGAGTTATGAAACTGCCTTACCCGGGTGGGCCTTACATTGATCGTTTAGCCCTGACAGGAAATCCAGAAGCCATTTCTTTTCCCAGGGCTTTACCTGGAAAAGATAGCTTTGAATTTAGTTTTAGCGGATTAAAATCAGCAGTACTTAATTACTTGAATAGTGCTGCTCAAAAAGAGGAAGAAATAAACACGGCAGATGTAGCTGCTAGTTTTCAAGCTGCTATAGTAGATGTATTAATCAGCAAGAGTTTACAGGCGGCAACGAATTGTGGTGTAAAACAAATCGTCTTGGCTGGAGGAGTGGCTGCCAATAGCAGCCTTAAAGCGAAAATGGAAAGTGCATGCCAAAAGGCGGGCTTTTCTTTATATTTCCCAGATATTATTTTATGCACAGATAATGCGGCAATGATTGCTTGTCGGGCTTATTATCAACATCTCGTTGGAGATTATGCGGACTTACATCTGAATGCAAAGCCTTCTCTAAAATTAGGTAACCGGTAG
- a CDS encoding histidine kinase N-terminal domain-containing protein, protein MGVAGDVCRKITALAPAQIAVLDNICAVLGLASDLAHAQVTLYAKARNENFLVIAAQVKPNTSFVQHKPNLLGSTVYASEEPLIWRSISKGEAIHGQREWALGMWMEMQVYPVRDASGNVIAAISFETSLEESHMEGHQLLVETAQLLLSTVKIPSSSKYYRSLSASDGILIINEQGKIVFANSTAESIYKVLAVGCIVGRRIYDRQANMGLAQKAITVQEPCETELTAGNMILVQRAIPIVVNRVSVCTVMILTDVTELKKKEKELLIKSAVIQEIHHRVKNNLQTIASLLRLQARRTKSQEVKAALRESVNRISSISVVHEFLSQQDAEFIDVAEVAKNILDLVIQNMLEPDFNLQTIFNGETVVFPSEQASSLALVINELIQNSIEHGFIGRHEGIIGVDITTMEDKYKIEIYDNGIGMPPTFNPQLSNSLGLQIVRTLIESDVGGSFEMYTDQGTHACITIPRKVEGGV, encoded by the coding sequence ATGGGAGTGGCTGGAGATGTTTGTCGGAAAATAACTGCATTAGCTCCTGCGCAAATAGCAGTATTAGACAATATTTGTGCAGTGTTAGGACTGGCGAGTGATCTAGCTCATGCTCAGGTTACCTTATATGCTAAGGCACGAAATGAAAATTTCCTGGTGATTGCTGCCCAGGTAAAGCCAAATACTAGCTTTGTACAACACAAGCCGAATTTACTTGGGAGTACCGTTTATGCTTCTGAAGAGCCGCTTATTTGGCGCAGCATTTCTAAAGGCGAAGCAATTCATGGACAACGTGAATGGGCACTTGGCATGTGGATGGAAATGCAAGTCTATCCTGTACGGGATGCAAGTGGTAACGTAATTGCTGCTATCAGTTTTGAAACCAGTTTGGAAGAATCTCATATGGAAGGTCATCAATTGCTTGTAGAGACTGCTCAACTATTACTGTCAACAGTGAAAATACCAAGTAGTAGTAAGTATTATCGATCTTTATCAGCGAGTGATGGTATTTTGATAATCAACGAACAAGGAAAGATTGTTTTTGCTAATTCAACAGCAGAGAGTATTTATAAGGTTTTAGCTGTAGGGTGTATTGTCGGAAGGCGCATTTATGATCGTCAGGCCAATATGGGATTAGCCCAGAAGGCTATAACAGTGCAAGAACCTTGTGAGACTGAATTAACTGCTGGAAATATGATTTTAGTACAAAGGGCCATTCCTATTGTCGTTAACCGGGTAAGTGTCTGCACAGTGATGATTTTGACAGATGTTACCGAATTAAAAAAGAAAGAAAAAGAGTTACTAATAAAATCTGCAGTGATTCAGGAAATACATCATCGAGTAAAAAACAATTTACAAACCATTGCTAGTTTGTTAAGGTTACAAGCAAGACGCACTAAATCACAGGAAGTAAAAGCAGCTTTAAGGGAAAGCGTGAACCGTATTTCCAGTATATCCGTTGTTCATGAATTTTTATCACAGCAAGATGCAGAGTTTATTGATGTGGCAGAAGTCGCAAAAAATATTCTCGATTTAGTCATACAAAACATGCTAGAACCCGATTTCAACCTGCAAACTATTTTCAATGGGGAAACAGTAGTATTCCCTTCTGAACAAGCTAGTAGTTTGGCACTCGTCATCAATGAACTCATTCAAAATTCAATAGAACATGGTTTTATTGGCAGGCATGAAGGTATCATTGGGGTTGACATTACGACGATGGAAGACAAGTATAAAATTGAAATATATGATAATGGAATTGGCATGCCGCCAACATTTAATCCACAATTATCGAATAGTTTAGGATTGCAGATTGTACGTACTCTTATTGAAAGCGATGTTGGCGGGAGTTTTGAAATGTATACAGATCAAGGTACCCATGCTTGTATTACCATTCCCCGTAAGGTGGAGGGAGGAGTTTGA
- a CDS encoding ANTAR domain-containing response regulator, with protein sequence MEPLRIVIADNESIIRMDLKEILEEAGHTVVAEASDGSRAVDLVRQYRPDLVIMDIKMPEMDGITAAKIISNEKLAPVLLLTAFSQKDIVEKAKDSGVLAYLVKPVKEVNLFPAMEIALSRFQEFAELEQELENVKQSLETRKILDRAKGILMDAYNLSETEAYRRIQQYSMSKRKAIKDVAESIVQAATKRN encoded by the coding sequence ATGGAACCATTGCGTATTGTAATTGCAGATAATGAATCCATTATTCGAATGGATTTAAAGGAAATTCTAGAAGAGGCGGGTCATACAGTAGTAGCTGAAGCTTCTGATGGTTCACGGGCCGTTGATTTGGTTCGTCAATATAGACCTGATTTGGTTATCATGGATATTAAGATGCCGGAAATGGACGGTATTACAGCTGCCAAAATAATTTCTAACGAAAAACTTGCACCGGTATTATTACTTACAGCCTTTAGCCAAAAAGATATTGTGGAAAAAGCCAAAGATTCAGGGGTTTTGGCTTATTTAGTTAAGCCTGTGAAAGAAGTTAATTTATTCCCTGCAATGGAAATTGCTTTATCACGCTTTCAAGAATTTGCCGAATTAGAACAAGAACTAGAAAATGTAAAACAGTCTCTGGAAACTAGGAAGATTTTAGATCGTGCAAAAGGAATACTAATGGATGCATATAACTTGAGTGAAACAGAAGCATATAGGCGCATTCAACAATATAGTATGAGTAAACGCAAAGCAATTAAAGATGTGGCTGAATCCATAGTGCAAGCAGCAACTAAGAGAAATTAA
- the groES gene encoding co-chaperone GroES: MIKPLGDRVVIKVLEGEMKTKSGIVLPDTAKEKPQEGEIIEVGTGKVLENGQRIALDVKVGDRIIFSKYAGTEVKFEGQEYLIVSERDILAVVQ; encoded by the coding sequence ATGATTAAGCCATTGGGTGACAGAGTCGTCATTAAGGTCTTAGAGGGTGAAATGAAAACAAAAAGTGGTATCGTATTACCGGATACTGCAAAAGAAAAGCCACAAGAAGGAGAAATTATCGAGGTTGGTACTGGTAAAGTGTTAGAAAACGGCCAACGTATTGCTCTTGATGTAAAAGTTGGCGATAGAATTATATTCTCCAAGTACGCTGGTACAGAAGTGAAATTCGAAGGACAAGAATATCTGATTGTAAGCGAAAGAGATATTTTAGCAGTTGTACAATAA
- the groL gene encoding chaperonin GroEL (60 kDa chaperone family; promotes refolding of misfolded polypeptides especially under stressful conditions; forms two stacked rings of heptamers to form a barrel-shaped 14mer; ends can be capped by GroES; misfolded proteins enter the barrel where they are refolded when GroES binds), with amino-acid sequence MAKQILFDEDARRALERGVNALANAVKVTLGPKGRNVVLDKKFGAPTVTNDGVTIARDIDLEDPFENMGAQLVKEVATKTNDVAGDGTTTATLLAQAMIREGMRNVAAGANPMIIKKGIEKAVKTLVEEIKKSSKKVETKDAIAQVASISAADEEIGNLIAEAMEKVGKDGVITVEESKGMGTNLDVVEGMQFDRGYISPYMVTDTDKMEAVLNDPYILITDRKIGAIADLLPTLEKVVQQGRELLILAEDIEGEALATLVVNKLRGTFKAVAVKAPGFGDRRKAMLEDIAALTGGTVVTEEIGRKLDTVELVDLGRARQVRISKEETTIIDGAGDVTQIKARVSQIKTQIEDSTSDFDKEKLQERLAKLSGGVAVIQVGAATEVELKEKKYRIEDALNATRAAVEEGIVAGGGTTFIDIISALDSIQATGDEKTGVDIVRRAIEEPVRQIANNAGLEGSIVVANVKKAGKGMGFNALTEQYVDMIAAGIVDPAKVTRSALQNAASIAAMVLTTETLVADKPEKDGGAAAAMGGMGGMGGMGGMGGMM; translated from the coding sequence ATGGCAAAGCAAATTTTATTTGATGAAGATGCACGTCGCGCGCTAGAAAGAGGCGTTAATGCTCTGGCAAATGCAGTAAAAGTAACACTAGGACCTAAGGGTCGTAATGTTGTTCTTGACAAAAAATTTGGTGCTCCTACCGTTACAAACGATGGTGTAACAATTGCTCGTGATATTGATTTGGAAGATCCGTTTGAAAATATGGGTGCGCAACTGGTAAAAGAAGTTGCTACCAAAACGAATGATGTCGCAGGCGATGGTACTACTACTGCAACTTTATTGGCACAAGCTATGATTCGCGAAGGTATGCGCAATGTAGCAGCAGGTGCAAACCCTATGATTATTAAAAAGGGTATCGAAAAAGCAGTAAAAACTTTAGTAGAAGAAATTAAAAAATCTTCTAAAAAAGTGGAAACCAAAGATGCTATTGCTCAGGTTGCTTCTATTTCTGCAGCTGATGAAGAAATTGGTAACTTAATTGCAGAAGCTATGGAAAAAGTAGGTAAAGACGGTGTTATCACTGTTGAAGAATCCAAAGGTATGGGAACTAACCTTGATGTAGTTGAAGGTATGCAATTTGATCGTGGCTACATTTCCCCATACATGGTAACTGATACTGACAAAATGGAAGCGGTCTTAAATGATCCTTATATTTTGATTACAGATCGTAAAATTGGTGCTATTGCAGACTTACTTCCTACTTTGGAAAAAGTAGTACAACAAGGCCGGGAACTTTTGATCCTTGCTGAAGATATCGAAGGCGAAGCATTAGCAACCTTGGTTGTGAATAAATTACGTGGTACATTTAAAGCCGTAGCTGTAAAAGCTCCTGGTTTTGGTGATCGTCGTAAAGCTATGTTAGAAGATATTGCTGCTTTAACTGGTGGTACTGTTGTTACAGAAGAAATTGGTCGTAAGCTTGATACTGTTGAGCTTGTTGATCTTGGTCGTGCGCGTCAAGTACGTATTTCTAAAGAAGAAACTACGATCATTGATGGTGCTGGCGATGTAACTCAAATTAAAGCTCGTGTTAGTCAAATCAAAACACAAATCGAAGATAGCACTTCAGATTTCGATAAAGAAAAATTACAAGAACGTCTTGCTAAATTATCTGGCGGCGTAGCTGTCATTCAAGTAGGTGCTGCTACAGAAGTAGAACTGAAAGAAAAGAAATACCGTATCGAAGATGCTTTGAACGCAACTCGCGCTGCTGTTGAGGAAGGTATTGTCGCTGGTGGTGGTACTACTTTCATTGACATAATTTCTGCTCTTGATAGTATTCAAGCAACTGGTGATGAAAAGACTGGTGTTGATATTGTAAGACGTGCTATTGAAGAACCAGTACGTCAAATCGCTAACAATGCAGGTCTTGAAGGTTCCATCGTTGTTGCAAACGTGAAGAAAGCTGGTAAAGGCATGGGCTTCAATGCATTAACTGAGCAATATGTTGATATGATTGCTGCAGGTATTGTTGATCCAGCAAAAGTAACTCGCTCTGCACTGCAAAACGCAGCCAGCATTGCAGCTATGGTATTAACTACTGAAACTTTAGTCGCTGACAAGCCTGAAAAAGACGGTGGCGCTGCTGCTGCTATGGGCGGCATGGGCGGCATGGGTGGCATGGGCGGCATGGGCGGAATGATGTAA
- the pdaB gene encoding polysaccharide deacetylase family sporulation protein PdaB: MVLNLRRLFNRRHLFYGMIGLFAISAVYIQVAELIASGPMAIAGTRTERKVVALTFDHSWGNKFTPSILDTLKQHDTKVTFFIMGPWAKKYPDVAKRMVTDGHEIASHGYRHENYGDRTREWVKEDIEKSHELIKEVTGVDATLIRPPNGHYSQQSLKVTDELGYKTIIWNIDSLDWKNPGRDVIIERVMKRLKPGGIILMHASDTPVQTAEALPILLDKIKAEGYEIVTVGQLLSQHAQNGILRH, encoded by the coding sequence ATGGTTTTAAATCTAAGACGTTTATTTAATCGTAGACATTTATTTTATGGGATGATAGGACTTTTTGCGATTAGTGCGGTTTATATTCAAGTGGCGGAACTTATTGCATCAGGACCTATGGCGATTGCTGGTACTCGGACTGAACGTAAAGTGGTAGCATTAACCTTTGATCATTCTTGGGGCAATAAGTTTACCCCCTCAATATTGGATACATTAAAACAGCATGATACGAAAGTAACATTTTTTATTATGGGGCCTTGGGCTAAGAAGTATCCAGATGTGGCAAAACGTATGGTGACAGATGGACATGAAATCGCAAGTCATGGTTATCGCCATGAAAATTATGGTGATAGAACAAGAGAATGGGTTAAGGAAGATATTGAAAAATCACATGAACTGATAAAAGAAGTGACTGGTGTAGATGCTACGTTAATTCGTCCACCAAATGGTCATTATAGTCAACAATCTTTAAAAGTAACAGATGAATTAGGATATAAAACCATTATATGGAATATTGATTCTTTGGACTGGAAGAATCCTGGTCGCGATGTTATTATCGAAAGGGTTATGAAGCGTTTGAAACCTGGAGGGATTATTCTTATGCACGCATCTGATACTCCAGTTCAGACAGCGGAAGCATTACCTATTTTGTTAGATAAAATAAAGGCCGAAGGTTATGAAATTGTCACTGTGGGCCAACTGTTAAGTCAACACGCACAAAATGGGATACTTAGGCATTAA
- the mqnE gene encoding aminofutalosine synthase MqnE yields the protein MNLIDKAVKKVSSGERLHFTEALALYQDNDILKLASLARSVKERKSGNYVYYNVNRHINLTNICVSGCPLCAFGCKAEEERAYVMEKAEVIRIVRQTVEDTPDLSEIHMVSALHPDKPFSYYLEIVAAVKATAPQVHLKAFTPVEIVHFSNISKLSIKIVLEQLKAAGLDSLPGGGAEILDDSVRKVICPNKATTAEWIKVITTAHSLGLPTNATMLYGHIETIEQRIQHLITLREIQDQTGGFQAFVAFPFHPANTGLSELERVASWEDLKMIALARIILDNFDHVKAFWMMLTLPIAQLALAFGADDLDGTVVEERIIHAAGATTKTGITKKEIIHFVEETGYLAVERDTFYHPLKISSGVKINA from the coding sequence ATGAATTTGATAGATAAAGCCGTAAAAAAGGTAAGCAGCGGTGAACGCTTGCATTTTACGGAAGCCTTAGCCTTATATCAGGATAATGATATTCTAAAGCTGGCTAGTCTGGCACGCAGTGTCAAAGAGCGTAAATCAGGTAATTATGTGTATTATAATGTGAACCGACATATTAATTTAACTAATATTTGTGTATCAGGCTGCCCTTTATGTGCCTTTGGCTGCAAAGCGGAAGAGGAGAGGGCTTATGTTATGGAAAAAGCAGAGGTAATCCGGATTGTACGTCAAACAGTAGAAGATACCCCTGACCTTAGTGAAATACATATGGTAAGCGCACTACATCCAGACAAGCCTTTTTCCTATTATCTTGAAATTGTCGCCGCAGTAAAGGCTACCGCACCTCAGGTTCATTTAAAGGCCTTTACTCCTGTAGAAATTGTACATTTTTCCAATATTTCTAAGTTAAGTATTAAGATTGTGTTGGAACAATTAAAAGCTGCAGGTTTAGATTCTTTGCCAGGGGGTGGGGCGGAAATTTTAGATGACAGTGTTCGTAAGGTGATATGTCCTAATAAAGCTACGACGGCTGAATGGATAAAGGTTATTACTACAGCCCATTCTTTAGGACTGCCCACAAATGCCACCATGCTATACGGGCATATTGAGACCATAGAACAACGTATACAACATCTCATTACATTACGAGAAATTCAGGATCAAACAGGCGGGTTCCAGGCTTTTGTGGCCTTTCCTTTTCATCCTGCCAACACGGGTCTTTCTGAGTTAGAACGAGTAGCCTCTTGGGAAGATTTAAAAATGATTGCCCTTGCAAGAATTATTTTGGATAATTTTGATCATGTAAAAGCCTTTTGGATGATGTTAACATTACCTATTGCCCAATTAGCGCTAGCCTTTGGGGCAGATGATCTAGATGGTACAGTGGTAGAGGAAAGGATTATTCACGCGGCAGGTGCTACAACTAAAACAGGCATTACAAAAAAAGAAATCATTCATTTCGTCGAGGAGACGGGTTACCTTGCTGTGGAACGAGATACTTTTTATCATCCACTAAAAATATCGAGTGGAGTGAAAATAAATGCATGA
- a CDS encoding menaquinone biosynthetic enzyme MqnA/MqnD family protein — MHEPSLGNINFINCLPLHYGLDHGGFGQHVHIQSATPSELNNSVITGKLAVSPVSSIIYAQNSENLVLMPDVSISANGALESIVLVSKVPIEELGQARIALTAKSATSHGLLKIILHHGYQAAPEYFISPLSLTEGVLDQAQAVLFIGDDALTAYHNRVPSYYYYDLGAEWRKLTGLAMVYAVWVVNRNFSILQAKAVQMLYEKVTGGFAYGLAHIKDAADTLCGKFPLTAAQLIHYIGLLNYQFTPAHEEALLTYYKMAYGLGLIPIVPKLEFAKVIR, encoded by the coding sequence ATGCATGAACCGAGTTTAGGAAATATTAATTTTATTAACTGTTTACCCCTTCACTATGGATTAGACCATGGTGGCTTTGGGCAACATGTTCATATACAGTCAGCTACCCCATCAGAACTCAATAACTCTGTTATTACTGGGAAATTAGCCGTGAGTCCAGTGTCATCTATTATTTATGCACAAAACAGTGAAAATCTTGTGCTGATGCCTGATGTATCAATCAGTGCCAATGGGGCATTAGAAAGTATTGTATTGGTATCAAAGGTTCCAATTGAAGAGCTAGGTCAAGCTCGTATTGCCTTGACAGCAAAATCAGCTACTTCCCATGGTCTGCTAAAAATTATTCTGCATCATGGGTATCAAGCTGCTCCAGAATATTTTATTAGTCCATTATCACTTACTGAAGGAGTACTTGATCAGGCACAGGCGGTCTTATTTATTGGCGATGATGCTCTTACAGCGTATCATAATCGTGTGCCTAGCTACTATTACTATGATTTAGGAGCGGAGTGGAGGAAGTTAACAGGACTTGCTATGGTCTATGCGGTATGGGTTGTCAATCGAAATTTTTCCATCTTACAGGCGAAGGCCGTACAAATGTTATATGAAAAGGTGACAGGCGGGTTTGCCTATGGATTAGCTCATATAAAAGATGCTGCGGATACGTTGTGCGGTAAATTTCCTTTGACAGCGGCGCAACTCATACATTATATTGGTCTTCTCAATTATCAATTTACTCCTGCTCATGAGGAGGCATTATTAACTTATTATAAAATGGCATATGGTCTAGGGTTGATCCCTATCGTGCCAAAGCTTGAATTTGCGAAGGTGATACGATGA
- the mqnC gene encoding cyclic dehypoxanthinyl futalosine synthase, with protein MNKMLTTEKALEMLSTKDVLELGQAANKVRQEMHPDNLVTFVIDRNINYTNVCTSECRFCAFFRTEGHPDGYTLSKEIIFEKLKETIEAGGTQVMLQGGLNPALGLNYYIDLLTFIKKNFDIVIHSFSPAEILHIAKKEGISITETLVKLKAAGLDSLPGGGAEILVDEVRQRVSPKKISASDWLLVMEAAHQVGLETTATMVIGMGETYAQRMEHMEKVRTLQEKTGGFRAFIIWSFQPGNTQMGGEKISAWDYLKTLSIARLYFHNIKHIQGSWVTQGQNIGQLTLAFGANDLGSIMLEENVVKAAGTSHQMTIDKMLSLIRETGKKPAQRDTQYNIIKTFE; from the coding sequence ATGAATAAAATGCTTACAACAGAAAAAGCCCTAGAGATGTTGTCTACTAAAGATGTGTTAGAGCTGGGTCAGGCTGCGAATAAAGTGAGACAAGAAATGCATCCAGATAATCTTGTCACCTTTGTTATTGATCGTAATATTAATTACACGAATGTATGCACCAGTGAATGTCGTTTTTGTGCTTTCTTTCGCACAGAAGGGCATCCGGATGGGTATACCCTATCCAAGGAGATTATCTTTGAGAAACTGAAAGAAACCATCGAGGCAGGGGGAACCCAGGTAATGTTGCAAGGTGGTCTTAATCCTGCTCTAGGATTAAATTATTATATCGACTTGCTGACCTTTATTAAAAAGAACTTTGACATTGTCATTCATTCCTTTTCTCCAGCAGAGATTCTACATATTGCCAAGAAAGAAGGTATCTCCATCACAGAGACCCTGGTAAAGTTAAAGGCAGCAGGTCTCGATTCTCTGCCTGGCGGTGGCGCTGAAATTTTAGTGGACGAGGTCCGCCAAAGGGTGAGCCCTAAAAAGATTAGTGCTAGTGATTGGCTTCTGGTGATGGAAGCAGCTCACCAAGTTGGCCTGGAGACCACAGCCACTATGGTAATTGGTATGGGTGAGACGTATGCCCAGCGTATGGAACATATGGAGAAAGTACGTACTCTTCAAGAAAAGACGGGAGGATTTCGTGCCTTTATCATTTGGTCTTTTCAACCGGGAAATACACAGATGGGCGGAGAAAAAATTTCTGCATGGGACTATTTAAAAACATTATCGATAGCCAGGTTGTATTTCCATAATATTAAACACATTCAGGGTTCATGGGTGACGCAAGGACAGAATATTGGACAATTGACATTGGCTTTTGGTGCTAATGATTTAGGGAGCATAATGCTAGAGGAGAATGTGGTCAAAGCCGCAGGTACATCTCATCAAATGACAATTGACAAGATGCTCAGTTTAATTCGCGAAACAGGTAAAAAACCAGCGCAGCGTGATACCCAGTATAATATAATTAAAACTTTTGAGTAG
- a CDS encoding MTAP family purine nucleoside phosphorylase — translation MDLHVEYAVIGGSGTLSSNFPLGAEDPGVILIDDDLQFATPYGLSPVFRLFSVDDKQVLTCKMHGWRSGVSRADASRQIFWVFRKAGVKRIISEGGVGTANHLLDPRDFVIPDDYLDLSVRKDVELDGKYLLIMRDALCSEVRSTLVKATGKNYNGRIFTRGIYANTDGRHFESPAEVAMMKGHADIIGQSICPEVYLAREIGACYAGLYFVVNYGEGLVKEWSHQDLKDIFYDDAPMVSRIILETIRNLSAEGKCSCRDLRKETLLKGIYNK, via the coding sequence ATGGATTTACACGTTGAATATGCAGTGATTGGTGGTTCAGGAACCTTATCCAGTAATTTTCCTTTGGGGGCTGAAGATCCTGGGGTTATATTGATTGATGATGATTTACAATTTGCTACACCCTATGGATTAAGCCCTGTGTTTAGGTTGTTCAGTGTAGATGATAAGCAAGTACTCACTTGTAAGATGCATGGCTGGCGTAGTGGGGTAAGCAGGGCTGATGCATCACGTCAGATTTTTTGGGTTTTTCGTAAAGCAGGTGTAAAACGTATTATTAGTGAAGGTGGCGTAGGAACCGCGAATCACTTGTTAGATCCTCGTGATTTTGTAATTCCTGATGATTATCTTGATTTATCTGTACGCAAAGACGTAGAGCTAGATGGAAAATATTTGCTAATTATGCGTGATGCCCTATGTTCTGAAGTGCGTAGTACGTTAGTAAAAGCCACTGGGAAAAATTATAATGGACGTATTTTTACAAGAGGAATCTATGCCAATACGGATGGACGCCATTTTGAGAGCCCCGCAGAAGTTGCGATGATGAAAGGTCATGCAGATATTATTGGACAAAGTATTTGTCCAGAAGTGTATTTAGCAAGGGAAATTGGGGCATGTTATGCTGGGCTTTACTTTGTAGTAAACTATGGAGAAGGGCTAGTAAAAGAATGGTCTCATCAGGATTTAAAAGACATCTTCTATGATGATGCGCCCATGGTAAGTCGGATTATTTTGGAGACAATTCGCAATTTATCAGCAGAGGGAAAATGTAGTTGTCGTGATTTAAGAAAAGAAACTTTGCTGAAAGGCATTTACAATAAGTAG